The Candidatus Hamiltonella defensa 5AT (Acyrthosiphon pisum) DNA window ATCAAAAAATCTGTCACTGGGGCGATCAATTACGAGATCTGTTAGAACCTGGTGCTTTCCTTCAACGAGGAGAAAAAAAGACCTGTATCAACAGTTTTGAAGAGGCCCTGGATTGGCTGATGAAAGAATCTCGTCGTGGCTTGGCCATTCAGCGCTACAAAGGATTGGGAGAAATGAATCCGGGCCAGCTCTGGGAGACCACCATGGACCCAGAAACGCGTCGCATGCTACAGGTCAGGATAAAAGACGCGATCGCCGCAGATCAATTGTTTACAACGTTGATGGGAGATGCGGTAGAGCCTAGACGAAATTTTATCGAAGAGAACGCTTTAAAAGCGGCTAATATTGATATTTAACGTTAATTTCATGCTGCCCTAATAGTATGAGCGCATTCGAATGAATGAAAGAAAAAGAATAGATGACACAACGACGGCATACCAAATCGCACATAAGCGACACAGTCGATTAATATTTTACGCTGAACGTGCACTGCCTTGTCGATAAAAATACATTATTTTTTTGAATTTATTGGAGATTTTTTAATACAGGTCAATATACCGCGTAGAATATTGAGCTCCTTATTCTCTAGGCGAGCACGTGTAAATAATCGCCGTAACTGATGCATCATTTGTCTTGGACGAGCCGGATGAATAAAACCAACGTGCAGCAAAACTTCTTCTAAATGTTGATAAAAACATTCTAACTCGTTGACTAAAGGGTAATTGGGTATTTTGGATATCTGAGATTCAGAGGCGCTTTTCAAATAAGCAAGTCTGATTTCATAAGACAAAATTTGGACTGCCATTGCTAAATTCAGAGAGCTGTATTCTGGGTTAGTAGGGATGACCACATGATAGTGGCATTTTTGCAATTCGAGATTGCTCAAACCTGTCCGCTCACAGCCAAACACTAATGCAACAGGGCCGCTCTCGGCCTGATGAAGACTATATAGTGCGCATTGTTTGGGATCTATTTCCGGCCAGGATAAAGTTCGTGAACGCGCGCTGGCGCCTATCACCAGATTGCATTCAGCCAAGGCAGTATCTAGAGTGTCTACCAGAGTAGACCGCTCGATCAGATCAGCGGCCCCAGCCGCCAATGATATGGTTTTTGCGTCCGGTTTTTTGGATGGATTGACTAAATAGAGATCACTCAATCCCATGGTTTTCATTGCTCTTGCGACAGAGCCTATATTGCCAGGGTGAGAAGTTTCAACCAAAACAATACGAATATTGTGCAATATACGAACCATAAAAATACTCAATTAAAAAGTGAATTTTATCACATGATGACCTTTGCTACTCTTTCATGATTTTATTGAAATGTGTATACTCGCCCGCTTTTGGCTATGGGTTCTTGATTTATAGATCTCTTGCTCTTTAACATCTGTTTATGGATACCAATCAATGCACCCGATGCTCAATATCGCCATACGCGCGACCCGAAAAGCAGGGAATTTTATTGCTAAATGTTATGAAACTCCCTCTTATAATCAAGAAAATAATGAGTTTGTCTCCTTTGTCCAACAACAAGCAGCGCAGAGGATCATTGAAACAATTCATCAATCCTATCCCACTCACATTGTGACCACAAAATATGACGATGCAATACCTGAGAAAGAGTCTGATATGAAATGGATAGTGGATCCAATAAACGGTATAAATAATTTCCTGAAACGCCTCCCTCATTTTTCCATTTCTGTTGCTTTACGTGTCAAAGGACGGACAGAAATAGCCATCATTTATGATCCTATTCGTAATGAATTGTTTACTACCACTCGAGGGCAAGGTGCTCAGCTTAATGGTTATCGTCTCCGCATGAACAATAAAACGAAGGATCTCACAGGCAGTACAATCAGTACTCTTTTATCTATCGATCAAAAAAAGCACGCACCTCATGAGCTGAGCCAATTGATCATGTTGCTTATCAACAAAAAAATGAATTTTCATTGTTCGGGCTCGTCTGCCCTCGATTTTGCCTATGTCGCCGCAGGCCGTTTGGACAGTTTTTTCGCTATCGCCATTAAAAAACAGGATTTTTGGGGGGGAGAAATGTTGGTGAGTGAGGCAGGTGGGCTGGTCACCGATCTTTCAGGGGGCCATGATCATGAGATATCTGAGAATATCATTGCGGCTCACCCCATGATGATCAAAGCGTTACTGAAAGCCATCGGTGAAATAAAAATGGACAAAGAATAGAAAAAGATAAAACTGAATGTCTTTTTTAACTATTCTGGCGCCCCCCGTACATAAAAAACAAGGAGGGGCCCCAGCCACTCTGATAAAAACTATATTTTTTTGTTTCCGACCATATCCTCTGGGCGCACCCACTTTTCAAACTGTTCCTCCGTCAGATAGCCCAATGTTAACGCCGATGCTTTAAGCGTAAGACCTTTTTTATGTGCTAACTTCGCAATGTCCGCCGCTTTGTCATAACCAATATGCGTATTCAACGCCGTCACTAACATCAGTGAATCATTTAATAACTTTGTGATACGTGTTCTGTTAGGTTGAATATCTTTTGCACAATATTGGTTAAACCCATGTATGCCATCTGATAATAATTCCATAGATTGCAGATAGTTATAAATAATCATGGGGCGGAATACATTCAATTCAAAATTACCTGAAGCCCCACCAATGTTAATCGCGACATCATTTCCCATCACCTGAGCACATAACATGGTCATGGCTTCACATTGGGTAGGATTGACTTTACCTGGCATGATCGAGCTGCCAGGCTCATTTTCAGGAATAATAATTTCGCCAATCCCAGAACGAGGGCCAGATGCAAGCCATCTGATATCATTGGCAATTTTCATTAAGGACGCGGCCAGACCTTTTATTGCACCATGCCCATGCACCAACGCATCACAGGTCGCCAACGCTTCAAATTTATTTGGCGCGCTGACAAAGGGCTCTTTTGTCATCTCTGAGATTTTTTTCGCGACACGTTCAGCATATTCTGGATGTGTATTTAACCCAGTGCCTACGGCTGTCCCGCCTAATGCCAGCTCATAAAGATGCGGTAAAGTGGCTTGAATATGATCGATGCTATGAGACAGCATCGCGGCCCAACCTGATATTTCTTGGCCTAAAGTGAGCGGCGTGGCATCTTGCAAATGCGTGCGGCCGATTTTCACAATAGAATGGAACTCAGCTGATTGTTCTTGAAAAGTTTTTTGTAATATTTTTAATTGCAATAATAAATTTTTCTTAAGCGCACACACAACAGATATGTGCATGGCGGTTGGAAAAACATCATTAGAACTTTGGCTTTTATTCACATCGTCATTAGGATGGACCAAACGCGCCATGCCTCTTTTGCCGCCTAAAATTTCACTGGCTCTATTGGCGAGAACTTCATTGATATTCATATTGGTTTGTGTGCCAGATCCTGTTTGCCAAACAGATAAAGGGAATTCGCCAATATGTTTTTTTTCTATAATTTCTTGGGCTGCTTTAATAATGGCCTCGCCCTTTGCTTTTTCTAAACATCCCAAATCGATATTCACTTGAGCGGTGGCATGTTTCACGATGGCGAGCGCTTCAATCAATAAAACCGGCATTTTTTCAGTAGAAATAGAAAAATGCTGTAATGAACGCTGAGTTTGAGCGCCCCATAATTGCCCATCCGGTACTTCTATAGAACCCATGGCATCTTTTTCAATACGTTTTGTGAGCATGACGACTCCAGTTGATACTAGGATCAAATCCTTTCTGAGGTGCTTTTGAAAGAGGATTTTAATGAATTGGCAAAATCTAACATGCGATTTAAAGGAATCAATGCTTTTTCAATCAATCCCTTTTCAACAAAAATTTCATGAGGGCTGCTCTGTGCTTCTAGTGCCTCGGCCATGGCTTGTAAACCATTCATCGCCATCCAAGGGCAATGAGCACAACTTTTACATGTTGCGCCTTCACCGGCTGTAGGGGCGGCCAATAGCGTTTTATCAGGGCACATTTTCTGCATTTTATAAAAAATCCCTCGGTCTGTCGCAACGATCAAAGTTTGATGAGGTAAGCTTTTGGCCGATTGAATCAGCTGGCTGGTTGATCCCACGGCATCTGCCAACTCGACCACCGTTTGAGGAGATTCTGGGTGCACTAATACCGCCGCGTCAGGATAAAGCGCCTTCATTTGAACTAAGGCCTGTGTTTTAAATTCATCATGAACAATACAAGCCCCTTGCCAGCAAAGGATATCTGCCCCCGTTTTTTTTTGAACATAATGTCCTAAATGTTTATCTGGCGCCCAAATGATTTTTTCCCCTAAATCGTCCAGATGTTCTATCAATTCCACCGCAATACTTGAGGTGACGACCCAATCTGCTCTTGCTTTGACGGCGGCCGAGGTGTTGGCGTAGACCACCACGGTACGATCAGAATAATCATCACAAAAAGCGCTAAATGCATCGGCAGGGCAACCTAAATCCAAAGAGCATTCTGCTTTTAGCGTCGGCATCAATACCGTTTTTTCTGGGCTCAAAATTTTAGCCGTTTCCCCCATAAAACGAACGCCGGCAACCAATAAAGTCGATGCAGGGTGATGACAACCAAAACGCGCCATTTCTAATGAGTCGGCGACACAACCCCCTGTTTCTTCTGCCAAAGATTGAATATCTGGGCTGGTGTAATAGTGCGCGACCAATACCGCATTCCTTTTTTTTAACAATCCTTTGATTTTTTCACGATAAAATACGGTTTCATTCTGGCTCAATGAAACGGGAGCAGTAGGGAACGGATAATCAATTGAATTTAGATCTAACATAGGTCATCGCTCATACATCGTTCAATTTTTTGCATTAAATGTCATATAGATTGCACTTGTTGACTTAAATTTTCAATAATCGAAAGGTACTCATTTATTCAATTTATGGGTTGTTGTGTAAAGTAGGTGTTTTTAAAGAGGGAATGTATGATAAAGTAATTCGAATATTTATTGAATGAGAATCTTATCTTTGAAGACCAATCAACAAATTGCATATTTGACTCAAAAAAATCTTATTATAAAATTTATCTAACGACTCCAAGCATGCAGTTTTTTATCTGCTTTTAAGGAGTTTAAAAGACTTTTTATCTCTTCATCGTTATATGTTGAAAGACCCTGTAATTTAGATAAATAATCATAATATCGATTTATCTTATAACTATTATTTTTATAAATACTTGCTATATTAGCATGTGTCAAATTGGTTTTTCCGAAAAGTTCCTCTTGAACTGTATAAAAAGCAGCTTGATCCACAAGACCCTTAAAATCTGTTTTCAGTAAATCATCTGTAGAATTTTCATCACTAAAACCATGATCTTTCCCATGCTCTTCGCATATATTTCGGATTTTTGCAATTACTAGAAAATCATCTAATTTAAATTTAACATTTTCAAATAAAACGAAGGCCATCGCTATTCCAGTTACTTCTTCTTTTTTATTTGTATGCACCCCTTTTTTAAGATCATTGTATTTATTTCGACACTGGATCACTGTTTCAAGATTTATGTGTTTGATTTTTCTTAAATCATTTAGAAAATTTTCTCCCTGAGAACGTACATCTATTTTTTTAGAATTTAAAAAATTATTTAATTGAATATTGTTATTTGAATTTTTTATTTTTTTGAAAAATTTTTTCACTTTATTTAAAAGGTTGTTTTTTTGTGATGGAGTCTCAAAAACATATTTTCTATTGGTAGAAAAAAATGGAATTTTTATATGCATAAACACCTCGATTAAAATATATAAATTATATTTGAATATTTTAATTGAAGTGTTTAATAAATTTTTACAAAAAACGCTCTTTTTCATCTATAAGAGATCAAAATTAATCTGACTACTATAAATTTTTATGGAAAGAGCATAGCCGAATATGTTGTTTAATTTTAAAAAATAAATATATTGATATAAAAATATACTGAAAAAATATTAAATCTAAAAAATGAAAATTATTTTCATTTTTTACAATTGTAACGGTTATGGAAACACTGAAAACCTAAAAATAATCTGATAAAAAAGGAGGTTAATACGTTTTCTTTTAACGGTATAGCGCCCTCTAGCGCATTTTTTAGTATCAAGGGCGAATGAGAGGCATTTTAATACCCGAAAAGGATGTTCAACCTTAGCTCGGATTTTCGCGATAAAATCTTGATGATGAGTGTGTTTTTCCTCTACCTAGGGGTTGGGCCAACGGGGCGAAAACCTACGCTAAAAAGATAATGTTATGAAAATCATGTTCTATTTTTAAAATGCTCTAAAGTTTCTATTTTAGAAAAGCATGCAGTTGGTATGATTATTCATCAGATTTCATTAATTCATTTTTGAAAAAAACAACTCTTTCGGTTTCCTTAAATCCCAGTGCTTTCAGATGCAGGTTCTTTTATACAGGAAGCACTTGAACATATTAATACGTCATTTTCTAGCTTGGGGAGATATGTGCTCAATGTTATTGAGGTCAGATGAGTAAGTCGGAAGATATTTCAAGTATTTTTTAGATGTTTTTAATTGTATGAAAAACAGGAGCCTCGATGGCAATCAGGGGTAAAAGGTGTTGTAAACAGTTGAAGAGGTGAGATGAAATTTGAACTTTTATATTAAGCATGGCAGGGGTGGGGAGATTTGAACTCCCAACACCCGGTTTTGGAGACCGGTGCTCTACCAATTGAACTACACCCCTAAAAATGTCTTTTCAGTAAGTATGTCGTCAACAGAAAGGCCGGCTTTAAATGTTTTGGCTGCTTATGTAAGGAGCCTGGCGGTGTCCTAGTCTCACATGGGGAAACCCCACACTACCCTCGGCGCAACGGCGTTTCACTTCTGAGTTCGGGATGGTTTCAGGTGGGTCCACCGCACTTTGGCCGCCAAGCCATATTTTTTTTCTTCAGAATAAGCAAGTCATGCGCTCTAAAACAGTTTCGGTGTTGTAAGGTTAAGCCTCTCGGGTCATTAGTACTGGTCCGCTGAATACATCGCTGCACTTACACTCCCAGCCTATCTACGTCATCGTCTCTAACGTCCCTTACCACAATCTCTTGCGGGGAAGACTCATCTTGGGGCAAGTTTCCCGCTTAGATGCTTTCAGCGGTTATCTCTCCCGCATTTAGCTACCGGGCAATGCCATTGGCATGACAACCCGTACACCAGTGATGCGTCCACTCCGGTCCTCTCGTACTAGGAGCAGCCCCCCTCAATCTTCCTACGCCCACGGCAGATAGGAACCGAACTGTCTCACGACGTTCTAAACCCAGCTCGCGTACCACTTTAAATGGCGAACAGCCATACCCTTGGGACCTACTTCAGCCCCAGGATGTGATGAGCCGACATCGAGGTGCCAAACACCGCCGTCGATATGAACTCTTGGGCGGTATCAGCCTGTTATCCCCGGAGTACCTTTTATCCGTTGAGCGATGGCCCTTCCATTCAGAACCACCGGATCACTAAGACCTACTTTCGTACCTGCTCGAGCCGTCACTCTCGCAGTCAAGCCAGCTTATGCCTTTGCACTCACCTCACGATGTCCGACCGTGATGAGCTGACCTTCGTACTCCTCCGTTACTCTTTAGGAGGAGACCGCCCCAGTCAAACTACCCACCAGACACTGTCCTCACCCCGGATAACGGGACCAAGTTAGAATATCAAACATCAAAGGGTGGTATTTCAACAGCAGCTCCACATAGACTGGCGTCTACACTTCTTCGCTTCCCACCTATCCTACACATTAAGGTTTCATATTCAGTGTCAAGCTATAGTAAAGGTTCACGGGGTCTTTCCGTCTTGCCGCGGGAACACTGCATCTTCACAGCAAGTTCAATTTCA harbors:
- the trmJ gene encoding tRNA (cytosine(32)/uridine(32)-2'-O)-methyltransferase TrmJ, translating into MLHNIRIVLVETSHPGNIGSVARAMKTMGLSDLYLVNPSKKPDAKTISLAAGAADLIERSTLVDTLDTALAECNLVIGASARSRTLSWPEIDPKQCALYSLHQAESGPVALVFGCERTGLSNLELQKCHYHVVIPTNPEYSSLNLAMAVQILSYEIRLAYLKSASESQISKIPNYPLVNELECFYQHLEEVLLHVGFIHPARPRQMMHQLRRLFTRARLENKELNILRGILTCIKKSPINSKK
- a CDS encoding inositol monophosphatase family protein, coding for MHPMLNIAIRATRKAGNFIAKCYETPSYNQENNEFVSFVQQQAAQRIIETIHQSYPTHIVTTKYDDAIPEKESDMKWIVDPINGINNFLKRLPHFSISVALRVKGRTEIAIIYDPIRNELFTTTRGQGAQLNGYRLRMNNKTKDLTGSTISTLLSIDQKKHAPHELSQLIMLLINKKMNFHCSGSSALDFAYVAAGRLDSFFAIAIKKQDFWGGEMLVSEAGGLVTDLSGGHDHEISENIIAAHPMMIKALLKAIGEIKMDKE
- the fumC gene encoding class II fumarate hydratase, whose product is MLTKRIEKDAMGSIEVPDGQLWGAQTQRSLQHFSISTEKMPVLLIEALAIVKHATAQVNIDLGCLEKAKGEAIIKAAQEIIEKKHIGEFPLSVWQTGSGTQTNMNINEVLANRASEILGGKRGMARLVHPNDDVNKSQSSNDVFPTAMHISVVCALKKNLLLQLKILQKTFQEQSAEFHSIVKIGRTHLQDATPLTLGQEISGWAAMLSHSIDHIQATLPHLYELALGGTAVGTGLNTHPEYAERVAKKISEMTKEPFVSAPNKFEALATCDALVHGHGAIKGLAASLMKIANDIRWLASGPRSGIGEIIIPENEPGSSIMPGKVNPTQCEAMTMLCAQVMGNDVAINIGGASGNFELNVFRPMIIYNYLQSMELLSDGIHGFNQYCAKDIQPNRTRITKLLNDSLMLVTALNTHIGYDKAADIAKLAHKKGLTLKASALTLGYLTEEQFEKWVRPEDMVGNKKI
- the nadA gene encoding quinolinate synthase NadA, whose translation is MLDLNSIDYPFPTAPVSLSQNETVFYREKIKGLLKKRNAVLVAHYYTSPDIQSLAEETGGCVADSLEMARFGCHHPASTLLVAGVRFMGETAKILSPEKTVLMPTLKAECSLDLGCPADAFSAFCDDYSDRTVVVYANTSAAVKARADWVVTSSIAVELIEHLDDLGEKIIWAPDKHLGHYVQKKTGADILCWQGACIVHDEFKTQALVQMKALYPDAAVLVHPESPQTVVELADAVGSTSQLIQSAKSLPHQTLIVATDRGIFYKMQKMCPDKTLLAAPTAGEGATCKSCAHCPWMAMNGLQAMAEALEAQSSPHEIFVEKGLIEKALIPLNRMLDFANSLKSSFKSTSERI